The following is a genomic window from Spirosoma foliorum.
GATTAGTCAGATAAGGAACCTTAATTGTCAACACATGGGCACTTGAATCCCTGGAGGTAGCTATTACAGAAATGTCATTGAACGTAATAGCCAGCAATGGATTAGGTGTAGGCACTAACTCGTTGGTACGACATTGCAGGAATATACTGCCTATGAATAGGCTCAGAATTATCCAATGGGTGTGCTTTTTCTTAAACTTATTTGTCATTAATGGTAGGGCGGAAAGGGGATACCCTTTAGTTCTTGAGATTCCACCCTGCTAAGACGGTCTAATTGTCGAATTGTAACAACTTTACAGAGAAAATATACTTATTGGCTGGCCAGGTTTGTATCGGACTCCTACCTATCAATGCAATACATTACGAGCCTGATTACACCGTCAGAGCGCTTTTATTTTTGATGACTCTATTTTTTGCCTCGTTCCTTTTGTCAAAATAGGATAACAGCCTTTTGCTATTTTATGGATAGTGACCATCCCTATTATATTGCCTTGCTAAAAGGGTAAGGACACCTTGTCTATGCTTTAGCATTTTGTATAGTAAATAAATGCCTGGCGCCATCGTTTTACGCTGAAGCAGCGATATTCTCCCTCCGCTTCATAATTGACTTAACTGCGAACGTAACTATACAAGGTGGGTTTAGAGATATTCATCATTTCACAAATCTTCTTTACCGTAAGTTTCTTTTGCTGATACAGGTCAATTACTAATTGCCGTTTATCATCACTTAAGGATTTAGGACGTCCTCCTTGTCGACCTCGGGCCCTGGCTGCTGTTAAGCCAGCCATAGTTCGTTCTTTAATCAGATTACGTTCAAATTCGGCAAGTGCTCCGAACAAATGAAAGACTAGTTTGCCGGTAGGAGTGGAGGTGTCTATTGACTCCTGTAAACTACGCAGAGCTACACCTTCACCCTCCAAATAATTCATCCAGTCAATCAGGTCACGTAAGGATCGGCCTAAGCGGTCAAGCCGCCAAACTACCAACGTATCCCCCGGACGAAGTACCTCCTTTACTCTCTGCAAACCTGGTCGTTCAGTTACCATCCCGCTCACTTTATCAGTAAACAGTTTTTCACAACCGACCTGCCGCAAGGCATCTATTTGTAGATCTGGAGTCTGATCCAAGGTTGAAACGCGGGCGTATCCAATGAGCATGACAAGCTGACAGTCAAAAGGTAAAAAACTCAGTAGTCTGTAATATTACTTGACTAAGATTTCTTTACCAAGTTTTCTTACCCTTAAAATTCAGTTTTTAGTGGTGTTTGACAAGTTGTCAGGTGAGTAAAGAAAACCTAGGTTTTCTTTACTATTAAAAGCGCACGATCTCTGCTTTTACATTAAAGAGAAATAACATATTTATATTTTTAATTATATTTAGCTCGTTATTGTAATATATATAAGTAGTCCTTGAGAATTAGTTTGGATTAAATTGGTTAAAGTTGATGATCAGTTTTTTGCCCACGTTTGCCAGACAGCGATTGAGAGCATACCCTAAATCATCTGCGGTTGCATAATCTTCCGGCTTCAACCAGCCTCCTTTTAAGTGTCGCCACAAGGTTTCAGCGATGTTTAAGTGAGGAGAGTAAGTCGGCAAACAAGTATAGCCCACGGGCCTCCCATAGGGGACGCATCTGCTGAATGGATGCGGCTCGATGAACCCTGGCATTGTCTAACACTACCACCGTCAGTCTATGAATCGACAACGACAAACTATCCAGTTGTTGACCCACAAAGGCGGCTGTAATTCGTTGATTGGTGGTGGCCCAATGCAACTTGTTTTGCCGGCTAATCAAGCCCCAACAGTTCAGTTTAAAGCCCTTCTCAACCCGAATACAGACCTCTTCGCCGGGAAATTGCCAACCATAGGGCACATAGCCCGCACTACACACCTGCGATTCGTCGTCATAGAACAACTCAATGAGCCCCTGCTGGGCAAGGCCTTCCAGTTCCGCGAGTTGCTCTTTTTTGTAAGCATACACTGCTGGGTCTGGTTGGCCTTTTACTCGTCGACGAATGCGTTTGTATCGGCCATCAAGCTTTTTAAAAAAGTCCTGAACGTACTCTCACTGACGGGCTGGCTACCAGCCGAACGACTTGTTTCCCAGTCAGCTTTGGCTAGTTGGATTCGTTGGCGATTGGCTTTGACGGCTGCTAGTACAGCATCTGTATCGGTTTGCTTGGTCAATATGGGCTTTCGACCTCGTCCGGACTTAGTCTTGAGTCCGTCTAACCCACTGGTTTTGAATCGTTTCAGCCAGCTATTGACACTGACATGGCACATGCCCACAAGCTGGCCTACATCTGTTGAAGAGCGGCCGGCCGCTTTGAGCAGAATGGCCTAGCAGCGCGCTCGAAAGCTATGGTTATCATTGGTTTTTAGTTCATATTCCAAAGCGATTCGTTGTTCCTCGCTCAGGATCGGCGTGTTTACTCGTCCCATGAGGGCAAGTTAAAAAATAATGCAAACTATTTCTTACAGACTACTTATAATAATTTACTTTTTAATAAAAGATAAAGATTTATATTAGTGTTAAATAGAAGAAAATTATAATATGGAAAAAATTACAGCTAATGACTTTCGTCGACAAGTAGGCGAATATTTAAATCGTACATACTATGCGAAAGAACAATTTGTGATAATAAAATCAGGCAAACAAATCGCAGCTTTAGTACCAATTAGCATTCTAGAACGGTTAACACAATTAGAAGAGCCAGCTCAACCTTATGTTGTTGAAGATAAAGAACAGAGTGGGGCTGTCCATACCGATGTTTAGGTATAACTAACAAAGGGTAAAGTTGTGAAGCCGGGCAACGTTCCAAAACGAATCATAAGTGGGCTTTTGACAAGTTTATAATGCAATTACCGAACTGCAAGCTAAGGTAGACTAATCAGGACTTGACTTCTGAAGTTGATAGGGCTCCCTATAGTTAACAGGGACGCTTTATCTCAGCCTATGCGAGAGTGTTCAATAAAGTGTGTCAAGTTATGATTTGCTAACTTGACAATCAAATGGATATAAAACGGGATAAAAACGGCTTTGATTATGAAGCCTTTCGCCAGGAAACCATCGCTAAGATGCTCGCTGGCGAGAAAGAACTGACAGGCAAAGATGGTCTGTTGGCTCCATTATTGAAAGATTTGCTTGATGCTGCCCTATCGGGTGAGATGCAGCCGCGGTGGCGGACCACCTCACGTTGAGCAAAACCGGCCTAATCGACGCAACGGCAGCAAGGCCAAGCAGGTCAAGACCGGACATGGTCCAGTCGAGGTGGCCATGCCGCGTGATCGGGATGGCTCGTTTGAACCCAAGATCATCGGCAAGCGTCAAACGACCTTAGGCGAAGGCTTGGACAACCGCATTCTTTCCCTCTACAGCAAGGGCATGTCCTATGAAGATATTCAGGAGCACCTGGAGGATTTATATGGCTTGGAGATCAGCACTGGCCAGTTATCTGCCATCACAGATAAAATCCTTCCTTTAGTTGAGCAATGGCGTTCTCGCCCCTTGGAGCCAGTTTATGCCTTTGTGTGGCTGGATGCAGTTCATTTCAAAGTACGGCAAGACGGCAAAGTCATCAGCAAAGCCGCCTACAACATTTTAGCGGTTGAGCGCTCCGGCGCCCCGGTTACAAGGCCGGAAGGATTTGCTAGGCATCTACATTGGTGATGCCGAAAGCGCACGTTTCTGGCTCTCCACCCTGACTGATTTACAGGCTAGAGGGGTCAAAGACCTATTAATCTGCTCGATTGATAACCTCTCTGGGTTTGGCGATGCGATTGAAACAATCTACCCCAAAGCTGATGTGCAGCTTTGCTTGGTCCATCAGGTGCGCACATCAATGCGATATGTGGTCTCTAAGGACCAGAAAGCCGTAGCGGCTGATTTAAAACCGATTTATCAGTCGGCTACTGTGACCGGAGCAGAACAAAAACTGGCTGATTTTACTGACCGATGGGGAAAGAAATATCCATTGGTTGTTGAAAGCTGGCAACGTAATTGGCTGCGATTAACTCGTTTTTTTGAGTATCCCGCGGCTATTCGTAAGGTGGTCTACACGACTAATACGGTTGAAGGGTTCCATCGGCAAATACGGTGTGTAACCAAATCGAAAGGTGTTTTTTCGTCAGAGACAGCTTTATTAAAGCTACTTTACCTGACAACCCAACGCATCATTAATGGCTGGCAGTTACCCTTACAAAATTGGGCCGTTACACTCCAGCAATTGACAATATTATTTGAAGATCGTGTCCGAAATCACATCACGATCTGAGGAAATGACACACTTAATTGAACATTCCCGCCTATGCCGGCATGGCCGAATCGAAATACTACTGTCTCAATAATAATAACGCCTTAAATCGATCAATTGGAGGTTTAATTGAACGGTTTTAGTCGCTGATTACGACAAGTTCAGTTAATGATGGCAATTGGCCTTTTTGTGAACGATTGCAAATGAACTAGTTTATACAAATAAGCCAATATAGGTTACGTCTTAAAACAAGTTGGTTGCTTGGCTATTGACGCAACAAATCGAAGAAGGCAACATGAATAAAATGAGTTCTTAAGATGAGCTTCAACTGTTACCTTTGTTTGTACCTGCCTAAGACCCGAATGTCCTGGCAAAATAGGATACCATTTCTAGCAGGCCCATACCTTAATTCAGAGGGTGTCTCTTAGGGGTGTTAATTTTCGTAAGATCACCTCTCTCTATCTAGTCAGATTAGCAGCCTGATC
Proteins encoded in this region:
- a CDS encoding transposase, with the translated sequence MYAYKKEQLAELEGLAQQGLIELFYDDESQVCSAGYVPYGWQFPGEEVCIRVEKGFKLNCWGLISRQNKLHWATTNQRITAAFVGQQLDSLSLSIHRLTVVVLDNARVHRAASIQQMRPLWEARGLYLFADLLSSLKHR
- a CDS encoding type II toxin-antitoxin system prevent-host-death family antitoxin; translated protein: MEKITANDFRRQVGEYLNRTYYAKEQFVIIKSGKQIAALVPISILERLTQLEEPAQPYVVEDKEQSGAVHTDV
- a CDS encoding recombinase family protein, giving the protein MLIGYARVSTLDQTPDLQIDALRQVGCEKLFTDKVSGMVTERPGLQRVKEVLRPGDTLVVWRLDRLGRSLRDLIDWMNYLEGEGVALRSLQESIDTSTPTGKLVFHLFGALAEFERNLIKERTMAGLTAARARGRQGGRPKSLSDDKRQLVIDLYQQKKLTVKKICEMMNISKPTLYSYVRS
- a CDS encoding helix-turn-helix domain-containing protein, with product MLLKAAGRSSTDVGQLVGMCHVSVNSWLKRFKTSGLDGLKTKSGRGRKPILTKQTDTDAVLAAVKANRQRIQLAKADWETSRSAGSQPVSESTFRTFLKSLMADTNAFVDE